One Malaclemys terrapin pileata isolate rMalTer1 chromosome 21, rMalTer1.hap1, whole genome shotgun sequence DNA window includes the following coding sequences:
- the SLC25A44 gene encoding solute carrier family 25 member 44 has protein sequence MEDKRNIPIIEWEHLDKKKFYVFGVCMTMMIRVSVYPFTLIRTRLQVQKGKSLYNGTFDAFVKILRAEGAAGLYRGFLVNTFTLISGQCYVTTYELTRKYVSKYNNSNVVKSLVAGGSASLVAQSITVPIDVVSQHLMMQREGESMGRFKVRYQDCKRNVVFGQTKDILVQIFNADGLRGFYRGYVASLLTYIPNSAVWWPFYHFYAEQLSFLTPKDCPHLLLQAISGPLAAATASTLTNPMDVIRARVQVEGKSSIILTFKQLMAEEGPWGLTKGLSARIISATPSTIVIVVGYETLKKLSLRPELVDSRHW, from the exons ATGGAGGACAAACGCAACATCCCGATCATCGAGTGGGAGCATCTGGACAAGAAGAAGTTCTATGTGTTCGGTGTCTGCATGACCATGATGATCCGGGTGAGTGTTTACCCCTTCACGCTCATCCGAACACGGCTTCAGGTCCAGAAGGGCAAGAGCCTCTACAATGGGACCTTCGACGCCTTTGTGAAGATATTACGGGCGGAAGGAGCAGCTGGGCTGTACCGGGGCTTTTTGGTCAACACCTTCACCCTGATTTCAGGCCAGTGCTACGTGACCACCTACGAGCTCACCCGCAAGTACGTCTCCAAGTACAACAACAGCAACGTCGTCAAGTCGCTGGTGGCTGGCGGCTCGGCCTCCCTGGTGGCGCAGAGCATCACAGTGCCCATAGATGTCGTTTCCCAGCACCTCATGATGCAGCGCGAGGGGGAGAGCATGGGCAGGTTCAAAGTGCGGTACCAAGACTGCAAACGTAACGTGGTCTTCGGCCAGACCAAGGATATCCTTGTACAGATCTTCAACGCGGACGGACTGAGAGGCTTCTACAGGGGCTACGTGGCCTCTCTGCTCACCTATATTCCCAACAGTGCGGTTTGGTGGCCTTTCTACCACTTCTATGCAG AACAGCTCTCTTTCCTGACACCTAAAGACTGTCCACACCTCCTCCTCCAAGCTATATCTGGGCCACTCGCAGCTGCAACGGCTTCCACTCTGACCAATCCCATGGACGTCATCAGGGCTCGTGTGCAG GTGGAAGGCAAGAGCTCCATCATTCTCACTTTCAAGCAACTAATGGCAGAGGAAGGCCCATGGGGCCTCACTAAAGGCCTCTCCGCCCGTATCATATCGGCCACCCCTTCCACCATCGTCATAGTGGTGGGGTATGAAACGCTGAAGAAGTTGAGCCTCCGCCCAGAGCTTGTGGACTCTAGACATTGGTAG
- the PMF1 gene encoding polyamine-modulated factor 1: protein MAAAGGEGPARAEGEGATGGFTSLPAQEEEPGRGQLFDTVVDAFLEKLVAAGSYQRFANCYHRFYKLQPEMTRSIYDQFISQLQTSIQEEIREIKKEGNLEDLFASMDRIVEEAKNREQPAWRPSGIPEEDLHSAMVPYLLKHQTYLRRALKEKEEENRKLAEAVLAGRERISEMQQQIQNRKQTWQAISKEQREQILTFQEPE from the exons ATGGCGGCGGCGGGCGGCGAGGGCCCGGCGCGGGCGGAGGGCGAGGGGGCCACCGGCGGCTTCACTTCCCTGCCAGCCCAGGAGGAAGAGCCAGGCCGCGGGCAGCTCTTCGACACCGTGGTGGACGCTTTCCTGGAGAAACTGGTGGCCGCCGGCAG TTACCAGAGGTTTGCAAACTGCTACCATCGCTTCTATAAACTCCAGCCTGAAATGACCAGAAGTATTTATGATCAGTTTATATCCCAACTGCAAACTTCCATTCAG GAGGAGATTCGTGAGATAAAGAAGGAAGGGAATCTTGAGGACCTCTTTGCCTCGATGGATAGAATTGTGGAGGAAGCAAAGAATCGGGAACAGCCCGCGTG GCGTCCCAGTGGGATCCCGGAGGAAGATCTTCATAGCGCCATGGTGCCGTACCTCCTGAAGCACCAGACGTACCTGCGTAGAGCCCTgaaagaaaaggaagaggagaacaGGAAGTTGGCAGAGGCTGTATTGGCCGGACGGGAGAGAATCTCAGAGATGCAGCAGCAGATACAAAATCGCAAGCAAACATGGCAG GCAATTAGTAAAGAACAGAGAGAACAAATCCTGACGTTCCAAGAGCCTGAATGA
- the BGLAP gene encoding osteocalcin, translated as MSGDVVLYPDRPGLAAGYKWWPVSHGLQQASAEHPTRARQEKPAATMKTLTLVTLLALATLCLCRGGSDHSNSANDSPSSEAFVSKQDSAEVVRRHKRNYVYSRFYDLIHDPLEGKREICELNPDCDELADHIGFQEAYRRYYGPI; from the exons ATGAGCGGGGATGTGGTCCTTTACCCAGACAGACCAGGGCTAGCAGCAGGGTATAAATGGTGGCCTGTGAGCCACGGGCTACAACAGGCATCAGCGGAGCATCCTACAAGAGCTAGACAAGAGAAACCAGCTGCCACCATGAAGACCCTCACCCTGGTGACTTTGCTGGCTCTGGCGACCCTGTGCCTGTGCCGTGGAG GCTCGGATCATTCCAACAGCGCTAATGactcgcccagctctgaag CATTCGTCTCCAAACAGGACAGCGCCGAGGTGGTGAGGAGACACAAACGGAACTACGTCTACAGCAG GTTCTACGATCTCATCCACGACCCTCTCGAGGGCAAGCGGGAGATCTGTGAGCTCAACCCCGACTGCGACGAGTTGGCTGACCACATTGGCTTCCAGGAGGCTTACAGAAGATACTATGGGCCGATTTAG